The Falco cherrug isolate bFalChe1 chromosome 18, bFalChe1.pri, whole genome shotgun sequence sequence NNNNNNNNNNNNNNNNNNNNNNNNNNNNNNNNNNNNNNNNNNNNNNNNNNNNNNNNNNNNNNNNNNNNNNNNNNNNNNNNNNNNNNNNNNNNNNNNNNNNNNNNNNNNNNNNNNNNNNNNNNNNNNNNNNNNNNNNNNNNNNNNNNNNNNNNNNNNNNNNNNNNNNNNNNNNNNNNNNNNNNNNNNNNNNNNNNNNNNNNNNNNNNNNNNNNNNNNNNNNNNNNNNNNNNNNNNNNNNNNNNNNNNNNNNNNNNNNNNNNNNNNNNNNNNNNNNNNNNNNNNNNNNNNNNNNNNNNNNNNNNNNNNNNNNNNNNNNNNNNNNNNNNNNNNNNNNNNNNNNNNNNNNNNNNNNNNNNNNNNNNNNNNNNNNNNNNNNNNNNNNNNNNNNNNNNNNNNNNNNNNNNNNNNNNNNNNNNNNNNNNNNNNNNNNNNNNNNNNNNNNNNNNNNNNNNNNNNNNNNNNNNNNNNNNNNNNNNNNNNNNNNNNNNNNNNNNNNNNNNNNNNNNNNNNNNNNNNNNNNNNNNNNNNNNNNNNNNNNNNNNNNNNNNNNNNNNNNNNNNNNNNNNNNNNNNNNNNNNNNNNNNNNNNNNNNNNNNNNNNNNNNNNNNNNNNNNNNNNNNNNNNNNNNNNNNNNNNNNNNNNNNNNNNNNNNNNNNNNNNNNNNNNNNNNNNNNNNNNNNNNNNNNNNNNNNNNNNNNNNNNNNNNNNNNNNNNNNNNNNNNNNNNNNNNNNNNNNNNNNNNNNNNNNNNNNNNNNNNNNNNNNNNNNNNNNNNNNNNNNNNNNNNNNNNNNNNNNNNNNNNNNNNNNNNNNNNNNNNNNNNNNNNNNNNNNNNNNNNNNNNNNNNNNNNNNNNNNNNNNNNNNNNNNNNNNNNNNNNNNNNNNNNNNNNNNNNNNNNNNNNNNNNNNNNNNNNNNNNNNNNNNNNNNNNNNNNNNNNNNNNNNNNNNNNNNNNNNNNNNNNNNNNNNNNNNNNNNNNNNNNNNNNNNNNNNNNNNNNNNNNNNNNNNNNNNNNNNNNNNNNNNNNNNNNNNNNNNNNNNNNNNNNNNNNNNNNNNNNNNNNNNNNNNNNNNNNNNNNNNNNNNNNNNNNNNNNNNNNNNNNNNNNNNNNNNNNNNNNNNNNNNNNNNNNNNNNNNNNNNNNNNNNNNNNNNNNNNNNNNNNNNNNNNNNNNNNNNNNNNNNNNNNNNNNNNNNNNNNNNNNNNNNNNNNNNNNNNNNNNNNNNNNNNNNNNNNNNNNNNNNNNNNNNNNNNNNNNNNNNNNNNNNNNNNNNNNNNNNNNNNNNNNNNNNNNNNNNNNNNNNNNNNNNNNNNNNNNNNNNNNNNNNNNNNNNNNNNNNNNNNNNNNNNNNNNNNNNNNNNNNNNNNNNNNNNNNNNNNNNNNNNNNNNNNNNNNNNNNNNNNNNNNNNNNNNNNNNNNNNNNNNNNNNNNNNNNNNNNNNNNNNNNNNNNNNNNNNNNNNNNNNNNNNNNNNNNNNNNNNNNNNNNNNNNNNNNNNNNNNNNNNNNNNNNNNNNNNNNNNNNNNNNNNNNNNNNNNNNNNNNNNNNNNNNNNNNNNNNNNNNNNNNNNNNNNNNNNNNNNNNNNNNNNNNNNNNNNNNNNNNNNNNNNNNNNNNNNNNNNNNNNNNNNNNNNNNNNNNNNNNNNNNNNNNNNNNNNNNNNNNNNNNNNNNNNNNNNNNNNNNNNNNNNNNNNNNNNNNNNNNNNNNNNNNNNNNNNNNNNNNNNNNNNNNNNNNNNNNNNNNNNNNNNNNNNNNNNNNNNNNNNNNNNNNNNNNNNNNNNNNNNNNNNNNNNNNNNNNNNNNNNNNNNNNNNNNNNNNNNNNNNNNNNNNNNNNNNNNNNNNNNNNNNNNNNNNNNNNNNNNNNNNNNNNNNNNNNNNNNNNNNNNNNNNNNNNNNNNNNNNNNNNNNNNNNNNNNNNNNNNNNNNNNNNNNNNNNNNNNNNNNNNNNNNNNNNNNNNNNNNNNNNNNNNNNNNNNNNNNNNNNNNNNNNNNNNNNNNNNNNNNNNNNNNNNNNNNNNNNNNNNNNNNNNNNNNNNNNNNNNNNNNNNNNNNNNNNNNNNNNNNNNNNNNNNNNNNNNNNNNNNNNNNNNNNNNNNNNNNNNNNNNNNNNNNNNNNNNNNNNNNNNNNNNNNNNNNNNNNNNNNNNNNNNNNNNNNNNNNNNNNNNNNNNNNNNNNNNNNNNNNNNNNNNNNNNNNNNNNNNNNNNNNNNNNNNNNNNNNNNNNNNNNNNNNNNNNNNNNNNNNNNNNNNNNNNNNNNNNNNNNNNNNNNNNNNNNNNNNNNNNNNNNNNNNNNNNNNNNNNNNNNNNNNNNNNNNNNNNNNNNNNNNNNNNNNNNNNNNNNNNNNNNNNNNNNNNNNNNNNNNNNNNNNNNNNNNNNNNNNNNNNNNNNNNNNNNNNNNNNNNNNNNNNNNNNNNNNNNNNNNNNNNNNNNNNNNNNNNNNNNNNNNNNNNNNNNNNNNNNNNNNNNNNNNNNNNNNNNNNNNNNNNNNNNNNNNNNNNNNNNNNNNNNNNNNNNNNNNNNNNNNNNNNNNNNNNNNNNNNNNNNNNNNNNNNNNNNNNNNNNNNNNNNNNNNNNNNNNNNNNNNNNNNNNNNNNNNNNNNNNNNNNNNNNNNNNNNNNNNNNNNNNNNNNNNNNNNNNNNNNNNNNNNNNNNNNNNNNNNNNNNNNNNNNNNNNNNNNNNNNNNNNNNNNNNNNNNNNNNNNNNNNNNNNNNNNNNNNNNNNNNNNNNNNNNNNNNNNNNNNNNNNNNNNNNNNNNNNNNNNNNNNNNNNNNNNNNNNNNNNNNNNNNNNNNNNNNNNNNNNNNNNNNNNNNNNNNNNNNNNNNNNNNNNNNNNNNNNNNNNNNNNNNNNNNNNNNNNNNNNNNNNNNNNNNNNNNNNNNNNNNNNNNNNNNNNNNNNNNNNNNNNNNNNNNNNNNNNNNNNNNNNNNNNNNNNNNNNNNNNNNNNNNNNNNNNNNNNNNNNNNNNNNNNNNNNNNNNNNNNNNNNNNNNNNNNNNNNNNNNNNNNNNNNNNNNNNNNNNNNNNNNNNNNNNNNNNNNNNNNNNNNNNNNNNNNNNNNNNNNNNNNNNNNNNNNNNNNNNNNNNNNNNNNNNNNNNNNNNNNNNNNNNNNNNNNNNNNNNNNNNNNNNNNNNNNNNNNNNNNNNNNNNNNNNNNNNNNNNNNNNNNNNNNNNNNNNNNNNNNNNNNNNNNNNNNNNNNNNNNNNNNNNNNNNNNNNNNNNNNNNNNNNNNNNNNNNNNNNNNNNNNNNNNNNNNNNNNNNNNNNNNNNNNNNNNNNNNNNNNNNNNNNNNNNNNNNNNNNNNNNNNNNNNNNNNNNNNNNNNNNNNNNNNNNNNNNNNNNNNNNNNNNNNNNNNNNNNNNNNNNNNNNNNNNNNNNNNNNNNNNNNNNNNNNNNNNNNNNNNNNNNNNNNNNNNNNNNNNNNNNNNNNNNNNNNNNNNNNNNNNNNNNNNNNNNNNNNNNNNNNNNNNNNNNNNNNNNNNNNNNNNNNNNNNNNNNNNNNNNNNNNNNNNNNNNNNNNNNNNNNNNNNNNNNNNNNNNNNNNNNNNNNNNNNNNNNNNNNNNNNNNNNNNNNNNNNNNNNNNNNNNNNNNNNNNNNNNNNNNNNNNNNNNNNNNNNNNNNNNNNNNNNNNNNNNNNNNNNNNNNNNNNNNNNNNNNNNNNNNNNNNNNNNNNNNNNNNNNNNNNNNNNNNNNNNNNNNNNNNNNNNNNNNNNNNNNNNNNNNNNNNNNNNNNNNNNNNNNNNNNNNNNNNNNNNNNNNNNNNNNNNNNNNNNNNNNttgctttttatttctctttttttccccttaaaaacaCGCCGCTCGGCGCAACTTCACCCCGCCGCCGCACAACTTCAGCCGTACACCAGCAACTTTCCACCATCGCCACCGACACCCACCCTCCCCCtaccacccacccaccccccgtTTAGATATCAAGAGCGTTACCGGAAAAAAGGGGTACGGCACCCCCTTGGAAAACGGGGGGCCGGGTGGGCTCGACCTGGAGCCAAGTGCATGCACGGCGgcgtgggatgggggggggggggggaaggaaaagtgGGGGTGAAAACGCGGGGTGCAaattttccccccccctccacccctggTGGGTGTTGCAGCGGAGCTGCAcgttgttgctgctgctgctgctgctgctgctgctgctgctgctgctgctgctgctgctcctgctgctgctgctgctcctgctgcttcctttgTTCTGCAGGCGCCCGCTCGGGGGACCCGCCGGCCGGCCGGGGGGCTCAAGGCCAGCGCCCTGCGACACCCCCCACCATGCTTTGCAGCGAGCAAGGGTGGGCGTGTGTGAGGGGGGGCACCCAGATCCTCTGGGGTTATGTGGGGGGGTGCACCCCGGTGGTGGtggagggtttggggggggaaggggggggggggctgtgagctggggaggggggttgggggggtgttTATTGTAGGGTCGGTGGGATTGGGGGCGCACTGGGTTGTTACTGTGGGGGTGTCACTTGTGGGTCCCTACCAGGCTGTTATTGTAGGGTCCTCAGACGCAGGTCCGTgtctgccccccctcccccgccccccccccccccccggctctgTTGTTACTGGAGGGTCGTTAGCGGGTTAgcgggggtccctgcccgtCTGCTCTGTTactgtggggctgctggagaaACCCCCCGGGGGTGGCAGCCCAGCTCCTGTGCCCGCCCCCtatcccacagcccccccaatccctgccccacagcccggcccaaatccccccttccccaccacacAGCCCCCCAATCCCTGCCCCATAGCCCCCCaaatcccccctccccaccccacacacccccaatCCCTgctccacacaccccccaaatcCCCCTGCCCACACAACAACCTCCCAATCCCtaccccacagcccccccaaattgcccctgcccaccccaaaCCCCATCCCACACCCCCaatccctgccccacagcacacacaccccaaatcccccctccccaccccacacacctctaatccctgccccacagcaacccccaaatccccccctccccaccccaagccccatcctgcagccccccaaaccctgccccgcagccccctccccctccagAGCAGGTGCCCCTCACATGtgctcagcccccccccccacccccccagcctcccttAAAGGCAGAGGGTGGCCAGGCTGCCATCCTTGACCTGGAGggaccaccccacccccctcacgCCAAGGGGTCTCGCTAAAGAGccaacccccctccccagcaaaaGCCACCCAGTCGGTGCCACATCCCCCTGGTCTCCCCCaaacccagcccagccagcccagccccggggccacccccactccctggcCACAAACACACCGCAAAACTGGGGGAAACCCCCAGGACAGCACAGCACCCCCTAgaccccccccaaccccatgccaccccccacccagggTTCAGGATGCAGAAAAGCTCGATGtcagtttgttttaatttaaggggggggataaaaataaatttataaaataataaaatagggggtggtggtggtataACTTAAACATGAGCAACAATGATTTTCCGTTGGAATTTAACCAGCTGAGGGGTTAAATCCACCTTACGGAGTATTCCTGGCTCCGGCATCTATAGAGGATCCCTATAGATGGGGAGGGGGGTCGCAGCGGCGACCTGGCCCCCAAGCCCACGGGGAGCACGCCATGCTGCCCCAAAGCTCATCACGTGCCTCTGCCTCCCATTATTTGCCTTAAAACCATCCCACATTGTCAGTGTCTTAAAATACACCCCTCGCCGAGGGGGACAGTTGGGAGACCAGGATTTGTCCCTTGTCCTTATGTCAGGATTTTTGGCGGGGGGCGATGCCCCTCTCCCGCCTCCGCTGCTCGGCGTGGGTACCGgcgggcagggatgctgctgctgctgctcacagaggGTCGGGATGCGACGGGGAAAGCTTCAGCTCGCAGTGCTGTCACGAAAGCCTCCACCTGCAGGGAGAAGTCAATGAGTGCGGCACCGGGATGGCACCGGGATGGCCCAGCTTTAAACCAACTTGGACCAAGGGTGtggaaattaacttttttccccatgggaAAATGAAGATGAGGGGGAAGCTGGGAGGCAGCACCCTGCCCGCGCTGCCGGCGCTCAGCGGGATGCTGCCAAGCTGTGCCGCCTTGGCTGTGCCCACCTGTGCCATGAGGACACCCTGCACGTCCGCGTCGTGCTCGAAGTCCTTGTCCACATCCAGCACCAGGACAGGTGCGTGCTTCACACCGGCAAAGTGGACCCtgaagaaaggagggagagaagggttaaatacacacacacacaccccaaatcAGGGGGGtcaccccaaaaccaccactGGTCCGGGTGCCAGGAGCACGGTGGGGGTGGGTTTAGACTCACTCCGTGGTCTTATCCACCAGCCAGTGCTCGTGCTGGgcatggagctgctgcaggtaTCCCAGCTGGATGCCCCCCTCCTCGCTCCGCGCCCTCCGCCGCAGCCGCTCCAGGCACgtctgggaggcaggaggttAACGGGAGAGCCAGGGGTAACGGGATGTGGGAGAGGGGGTAATGGGAGAGATGCGGGGTTAACGGGATGCAGGGAGAGATAGGTTGAAGGGATGCAGGGAGATTGATGGGATGCAGGGAGACGGGAGGTTAATGGGAGAGATGGGAGGTTATAGGGATGCGGGGAGACAAGAGGTTAATGGGAGAGACGGGAGGTTAACGGTTAACGGGATGCAGAAAGATGGGAGATTAATGGGAGAGAAGGGAGGTTAACGGGATGCAGGGAGATGGGAAGGTTAACGGGAGAGACAGGAGGTTAACCGGAGATGGGAGTTTAACGGGATGGAGGTGTCCAGCAAAGCATCGCCCGGGGAGCAGCCGGGCATCGAGCATCCCTGGAAGATGCTGCAGCCCTCCCCCCGCAACATCCACTCCAGAATCCACAGCAAAACTCCCGCCGGCATTCCCACAGGAACACAAGCAGGCCCCACTCCTCAGGGGCAGCGGCTTACGGTTAAACCCCAACATTCTGGCAATTCCAGGTGCTCGCCGGGCTCCGAGCGCCGGCCGCATCCCCCTCCGGCTGCGCTTGGGGGTCTCGCCCGCACCCACCTGCGGCGTTGCCCGCAGGTAGAGGAAGCCGTGGAGGGCGGCGTGGGACGTCAGGTGCCGCAGCAGGAATCCGTGCCACTCCTGGTAAATGGCCCACTCCAGCGCCTGCAGGTGCCCGGCCTCAAAGAGGTTCTTGGCGAAGACGTACCTGGCCAGGGACAGAGGTGGGACAGGGCAGCCGGCACTGCcaagccccccgcccccccccccaggtgaCTTCATGGCTGGGTTTTTCCACCGACCAGGTACCACAGGCATTGCAATTAAGTCAGAAATCTTGAATTTGGGGCTCAGCGACGCTGGGGGCCGGgcagctgccactgccaccactgAAAGGACTCCAAGCCACTGCCTGACACAGtgggggatggggcagccaccagccaaaattatttgggGGATAACAAAGGTCCAAATTGTCCAACAAGCTCATTTCTGTAATTAAGCATCACTCCGGGCTTCACTGGGGGGGGTGGCTCTGCTTGCCCCAGGTGCCATGACACGGGTGGTGTGGATGCTCGTTATCCCATTTAATCCCTTTATCCCACATCTTTCCTATTGGAACGTGGGGGTCCCGGGTACCTGTCGCTGTAGATGGAGCGCTCAAAGACCTGCACAGGgtggggggtcccaggggggTGCTCGGCTGGTGGCTCCAGCATCGCCTTCAGCCGGCTGAGGCAGGAGAAGGTCTGGAAGGTGTAGGACCAGCGGGCTGGGTCCTGGTACATCATCTGGAGAAGGTTGGTGGAGCCCACGAGCGCCTACGAAAGAAGAGCTGGGGGGGTTGAGGCTGTCCCCCCTTACCGCCGCAGTGCCGGACGGACGATGCCGCGACGCAGCTGGTACCCGCCGTTACCTCCGCCGTGCCGCCGGCTGGCACCTTGCGCCACTGTGCCACGGGCTCGGTCACCAAGTGCCACTGGGGGAAggtggcagccagcagccgCAGGAACGTCGATTTCCCCACGGCTACGGGGAGCAGCGCAGGGTGAGCCcgtgtgccccccaccccccaccgcAGCTTTCTGGGGTGACCCCCTATCCCATAACGCACCTTACTGgggtgtccccccaccccataacgcagctttctggggtgagccccccaccccccacggCAGCTTTCTggcgtgccccccccccccatcgcAGCTTTCTGgggtgcccccccacccccagccaggcagcaatACTATTTAACTACAGAAATTAAGTCAGACcccccctcagcacccaaaATCCCCACCTCCATCACCCACCAAATCCTCCTGCCCCCCCAAGCAGCTCCCCGCATCCCAAATTGTGTGTCCCCGTCCGTCCCCCCGTGtcgccccgcccccccggtACCGATGTTCCCCTCCAGGGCCAGGCGCAGGGTGGCCCCGCACCGCCCCATCCCGCCAACGCTTCCGCCTTCCCGCGTCATATGCTAATGAGATGGTAATGAGCGGCGCGCGCTGCCAAAGCCCCGTGACGTCAGCACGCGGGAagcgccggggaggggggaggagcGGAAGCGGCAGCGGGAAGCACGCGCGGTgcggggtgggtgggtgggatgtTAATTTATGCAAATGTGACCCCGCCCACCGCATGTCCTGGCAGCgctggcgggggtgggggggggaagggcgGGGCAGCAGCGTGGGGTGCGGGATCACCGGGGGATCAGGGGCACCGACGTGGGGTCAAGGGCGTTCACACGGGGTCAAGGGCATCGACGTGACACTGCAGACACCAGCGTGGGGTCAAGGGCATCAGCATGGGGTGGGGGACGCcagcacggggctgggggcaccacCGTGGGGTAacgtgggggggggggacgccagcacggggctgggggcaccacCGTGGGGTAACGTGGGGTGGGGGCCACCAGCACGGGGCTGGGGTCACCACCGTGGGGTAACATGGGGGGGGGCaccagcatggggctgggggcaccacCGTGGGGTAACGTGGGGGGGGGGACGCCAGCACAAGGCTGGGGGTCACCACCATGGGGTAACGTGGGGTGGGGGGCGCCAGCACGGGGCTGGGGTCACCACTGTGGGGTAACATGGGGGGGGGCaccagcatggggctgggggcaccacCGTGGGGTAACGTGGGGTGGGGGCCTCCAGCACAAGGCTGGGGTCACCACCATGGGGTAacgtggggtggggggcaccagcatggggctgggggcaccagCGTGGCGTAACGGGGGGGGCACcagcacggggctgggggcaccagCGTGGCGTAACGTGGGGTGGGGGACACCAGCACGGGGCTGGGGTCACCAACATGGGGTCAAGGGCATCAACGTGACGCTGGGGGCACCAGCATGGGGTCAAAGGCATCAACATGGGGTTGGGTGGGGTCAAGGGCATCAACATGGGGTTGGGAGGCACCaacacagggctgggggcaccaACGTGGGGTCAAGGGCATCGACATGACACAGGGGCACCAGCCCAGGGTCAAGGGCATTAACATGGGGTTGGGGGGCACCAGCATGGAGTCAAAGGCATCACCATCGGGTTGGGGGACACCAACACAGGGCTGGGGTCACCAACACGGGGTCAAGGGCATTGACACGGGGTTGGAGGCATCAATAGAAGGTTAGGGGGGGGACCAAGACAAGGTCAAGGGCATCAACACATGGTTAGAAGCGTGACCATGGGGTTGGGGGCACCAATGTGAGGTCAGGCGCATAGACATGGGGTTGGGGGCATCAACACAGGGTTGAGGGCATCAATGTGACATTGGGGGCATGAACATGGGGTCAGGGGCACAAATATGAGG is a genomic window containing:
- the DGUOK gene encoding deoxyguanosine kinase, mitochondrial isoform X2; the protein is MMYQDPARWSYTFQTFSCLSRLKAMLEPPAEHPPGTPHPVQVFERSIYSDRYVFAKNLFEAGHLQALEWAIYQEWHGFLLRHLTSHAALHGFLYLRATPQTCLERLRRRARSEEGGIQLGYLQQLHAQHEHWLVDKTTEVHFAGVKHAPVLVLDVDKDFEHDADVQGVLMAQVEAFVTALRAEAFPVASRPSVSSSSSIPARRYPRRAAEAGEGHRPPPKILT
- the DGUOK gene encoding deoxyguanosine kinase, mitochondrial isoform X1, with product MGRCGATLRLALEGNIAVGKSTFLRLLAATFPQWHLVTEPVAQWRKVPAGGTAEALVGSTNLLQMMYQDPARWSYTFQTFSCLSRLKAMLEPPAEHPPGTPHPVQVFERSIYSDRYVFAKNLFEAGHLQALEWAIYQEWHGFLLRHLTSHAALHGFLYLRATPQTCLERLRRRARSEEGGIQLGYLQQLHAQHEHWLVDKTTEVHFAGVKHAPVLVLDVDKDFEHDADVQGVLMAQVEAFVTALRAEAFPVASRPSVSSSSSIPARRYPRRAAEAGEGHRPPPKILT